GATGAATCACAAAGTGGTCCCCAGCATGGTGCGCGTGCTGCGCTCCCACGGCTACGAGACCATCGCACTGCACGGCAATGATCCCGGCTTCTGGAACCGCACCACGGCCTTCCAGGCCATCGGCTTCGATCGGTTCGTGTCGCGCTCGTCCTTCCCGGCCAACGCCGCTTCGGACGGTCAGTACATGGCCGACAGCGCCATGACGGACGAGATCATGGCCCAGCTGAAGAACGCCGGCCCGCCGCAGTTCCTGTTTGCCATCAGCATCGAGGCGCATGGCCCCTACGACGTGCCGCCTGCCAAAGCCGCCGAGCGCGACGCCATTCCCGTGCCCGAAGGCATCACTGGCAAGAACAAGCTGGAACTGCAGAACTACCTCTACCACATGCGGCACGCCGATCAGGAACTCGGCCGGCTGGCGGAACTGATCTCGCATCGCGAGCGCCCCACCCTGCTGTTGTTCTACGGCGACCACCTGCCGGCACTAACGGATACCTACCGCACCACCGGCTTTGTCGACGGCAAGGACATGCTCAGTCAGGCCGGCACCTGGTTGCTGGTCGACCCGCGCAATCCGATGCAGGCAAAGCGCGAGTCGCTGGCCTCGTGGATGCTGCCTGGACACCTGCTGGAACAAGCCGGCGTACACGACGACGCGTACTTCGCGCTGACCCAGGTGATTGCGCCGCAGCTCGCTGCACTCACCCATGCTCCGGGTGCACCACTGGAAGCGGAAGACCATTCCGAGCAACAGGAAGACGACGACATGGCCAACGTCGCCCTGCTCCGCATGAAGGGCAAGCTCGGCCCGATGCTGCCCAGGGCCACGCTGCAGACCGCTGGCCTGCTGGAAGATGCCCGGCTTTTCCCCACGGGCGAGAACGAGCCGACCGGGGCCAACCAATAACGACATCCTAACGGACCTATTGGAATGGACGTCCAAACGAAATGAGCACGGCAGCGGTTTCGCGGGTTTTTCAAGCGGTCGAAACCCGTTTTTCCACGCATGAAATAACGTGGATTCATCGATCTGTCTGCTCGCTTAAGGGAGCCAGTTTCGTTCAGGTTCGGTAGAGCGATGTGCGTCTAGCTTGGATCCCAGCCACGAAGCAACGCCTTCGCTGGCATCCCCACATTGGAGGTTCACCTCATGCGTAAGACCATGCTTGCCGCTCTCCTCGTCACCGCCGCTTCCGTCCTGACTGTCCCGGCGTTCGCGCAGGACGCCGCTCCGGTAGCGAAGACCGAAGCCAGCGCGACCACCGCGGGTGCGGCAGCGAAGGACACGGCCAAGTCGACCACCGACGCCGCCGCCACCAAGGCCACGGAAGCCGGCCACAAGGCTAAGCACAGCAGCCATAAGGCCAAGGCCGCCGCCACCGACGCCACCAAGACGGACGCCACCAAGGCAGACGGCGGCGCACCGGCCACGCCGAAGCAGTAAATCGTTCCGCACGAGTGAACCCGAACCCCGGGAGGCGACTCCCGGGGTTTTTCGTGTTCGTGTATCAGAAGTCGTAGGAGCCCGAAAGAACTACGCTGCATCGCGTGCGCAGCGGCAAAAAGGTTTCGTTGAAATCCGGGGCGTACAAGGTACGCGAAAAAAGATTCTTCACGCCTAGCGACATGCGCCAGTGATCGGTGCGATACGACACGTTGGCATCCACCTCGGCCTGCCCCGGCGAGGGGAAGTAGGTGGAGTAGTCCAGGCTTTGCCCGAACGAACGGCTGCGCGCCTGCACGCCGCCAGCGATACCCCAGCCTTTGAGTGCCTCGCTCTGGAACCAGTAGCTTGCCCACAGGTTGAAGCGCTGGCGCGGCGCGCCAGTGGGCGCAGTGCCGTCGTGGTTGCTGATCTCCGCATTGGTATAGCTGCCGGTGATATCGAGGCCCGGCATGACCCGTCCGGCGAACTCGACCTCCAAGCCCCTGTTGGTCTGCCCTGGTCCGAAGCTCGCGACGTTGGGGAGCGTTTCGAGGAACAGGTAACTGTGATCGAGCATGATGCGGTAGAGCGACACCGACAGCCACGCCTGCTGATGGAACAGGTTGAGCTTGGTACCCACTTCCAACTGGCGCGACAGTGCGGGCACCAGCGGCCGCCCGTTCTCGCCGAGGTAGGACAAAGGCTGGAAGCCATTGCTCGTGCCGGCGTAGAAGGCAACGTCAGGGGTGAGCTTGTAGACAATGCCTGCGTTCGGCACCCACTTCGTGCGCCGCGGCGTCCACGGATTCCCCTGCATATCAGTAGTCGATACCTCGTAGTACGAACGACGCACCGCCAACAACATGTCCCAGTGCTCGCCGAGCGACAGCTGATCCTGCAGAAACAGGCCGCTGTTTACCGACCAGGGCGTGCCGGCGATGGGCACATTGTCTTCCGGCTGCATGACAGCGGATACGCGCGGCAGAGCCGGACCTGTAAACAGGTTGTAGGTATCCTCGTCATCGTGCACGAAATCATCGGCGTGTCCGACGCGCGAACGTGAGTAATCCATGCCCAGGGTGACCGTGTGCGTCACCGGCCCGGTACCGAAAACGCGGATCAAATCGTTCTGCAGCGAGTAATAGGCGTCGCTGTACTTATAGGCTTCGGCTTGGGGGAATGCATCGCCGGAAGGCGTGGGGTTGTATAGCGTCCAGCTTTGCGCATCGTTGCGCTGCTGGACAAATTGCCCGCGGCTACGCCAGGTCCATGCATGCCCCAGCTGCTGGTCGAGCAAGTAATACAGACGGTTGGTCTGGTACTCAGCATAGTCGTAGGCATTGCCAGTCAGCAGACTGAACGGCGTGGCCGTGCCGACCGTATTACCCAATATCACGGCATGGTCGGGCATAGGCAGGCGATCGACAATGCGCTACACGCCCACGACCAACTGCGTGCTTGACCCGGTCCATCCGATGGACGCTGCCAGATAGCCGCTGCGACGGTTGCGATAGCCCTGCGGCGAACGGTCAGCGTAATCGCCTGAGACCACCAGCCGATAGGTGAGTCCCGAGCCTTGCTTCAGCGGACCCGCCAGGTCCAGCGCTGCCTGCACTCGCCCGTTCTCGCCCAGTGTGTAACTGAGCTCACG
This genomic window from Dyella terrae contains:
- a CDS encoding TonB-dependent siderophore receptor, with the protein product MPDHAVILGNTVGTATPFSLLTGNAYDYAEYQTNRLYYLLDQQLGHAWTWRSRGQFVQQRNDAQSWTLYNPTPSGDAFPQAEAYKYSDAYYSLQNDLIRVFGTGPVTHTVTLGMDYSRSRVGHADDFVHDDEDTYNLFTGPALPRVSAVMQPEDNVPIAGTPWSVNSGLFLQDQLSLGEHWDMLLAVRRSYYEVSTTDMQGNPWTPRRTKWVPNAGIVYKLTPDVAFYAGTSNGFQPLSYLGENGRPLVPALSRQLEVGTKLNLFHQQAWLSVSLYRIMLDHSYLFLETLPNVASFGPGQTNRGLEVEFAGRVMPGLDITGSYTNAEISNHDGTAPTGAPRQRFNLWASYWFQSEALKGWGIAGGVQARSRSFGQSLDYSTYFPSPGQAEVDANVSYRTDHWRMSLGVKNLFSRTLYAPDFNETFLPLRTRCSVVLSGSYDF